The Flavobacterium faecale genome has a segment encoding these proteins:
- a CDS encoding GNAT family N-acetyltransferase, translated as MNNLNLKTERLNLKPISEKDIENIHKLHSLAETDKFNTLGIPNDITETEIIVDKWIFENNSEITKSYSFAVELKEENKFIGIIGINLRKEKYRNAEVWFKFDYNYWNKGYATESLKRIINFGFENLKLHRIEAGCAVENIGSISVLEKVGMLREAHTRKLLPLKSGWSDNYGYAILSTD; from the coding sequence ATGAATAACTTAAATCTAAAAACGGAAAGATTAAATTTAAAACCAATTTCAGAAAAGGATATTGAAAATATTCACAAATTACACAGTTTAGCCGAAACAGATAAATTTAATACTTTAGGAATTCCTAATGACATAACTGAAACAGAAATTATTGTTGATAAATGGATTTTCGAAAATAATTCTGAAATTACAAAAAGTTACTCATTTGCAGTTGAACTAAAAGAGGAAAATAAATTTATTGGAATCATTGGAATAAATTTAAGAAAGGAAAAATATAGAAATGCAGAAGTTTGGTTTAAGTTCGACTACAATTATTGGAACAAAGGTTACGCAACAGAAAGTTTGAAAAGAATAATAAATTTTGGATTTGAAAATTTAAAACTACACAGAATTGAAGCAGGTTGCGCAGTTGAAAATATTGGCTCAATTAGTGTTTTAGAAAAAGTTGGAATGTTGAGAGAAGCGCATACCAGAAAACTGTTACCGCTAAAATCAGGTTGGTCAGATAATTATGGATATGCAATTTTATCAACCGATTAA
- the clpB gene encoding ATP-dependent chaperone ClpB yields the protein MNINKFTIKSQEAIQLSQQLTQRAGQQQIENEHLFKAIFEVDENVAPFILKKLNVNVPLFLQILDSTIASFPKVSGGDVVLSREANKALNEAETIAQKMNDEYVSIEHLLLAIFGSKSKVAQILKDQGVTEKGLKAAIDELRKGERVTSASAEETYNSLNKYAKNLNELAKSGKLDPVIGRDDEIRRVLQILTRRTKNNPMLVGEPGVGKTAIAEGLAHRIVDGDVPDNLKDKIVFSLDMGALIAGAKFKGEFEERLKAVVKEVTAAEGDIVLFIDEIHTLVGAGGGEGAMDAANILKPALARGELRAIGATTLDEYQKYFEKDKALERRFQKIIIEEPDTESAISILRGIKEKYETHHKVQIKDEAIIAAVELSQRYITNRFLPDKAIDLMDEAASKIRMEINSKPEELDILDRKVMQLEIEIEAIKREKDESKIKILGLDLANLKEERNQIYTKWKSEKDVVDNIQAIKTEIEDYKYEAERAERDGDYGKVAEIRYGKIKEAQERLDILHKELVENQSDGSSLIKEEVTREDIAEVVAKWTGIPVMKMLQGEREKLLHLEEELHRRVVGQEEAIEAVSDAVRRSRAGLQDMKKPVGTFLFLGTTGVGKTELAKALAEYLFDDENAMTRIDMSEYQERHSVSRLVGAPPGYVGYDEGGQLTEAVRRRPYSVILLDEIEKAHPDTFNILLQVLDEGRLTDNKGRLADFKNTIIIMTSNMGSQIIQDRFENLKGTIEETTELAKADVLGLLKQTVRPEFINRIDEIVLFTPLTVANIKRIVEIQLKSVTKMLALQGIVMDATPEAIEYLSQKGYDPQFGARPVKRVIQREVLNTLSKEILASKITTDSIILLDAFDGELVFRNQTEVSN from the coding sequence ATGAACATAAATAAATTTACAATAAAATCGCAAGAAGCAATACAGCTCTCGCAACAGCTTACGCAACGAGCTGGTCAGCAACAAATCGAAAACGAACACCTTTTTAAAGCTATTTTTGAAGTGGACGAAAACGTAGCGCCCTTCATCTTGAAGAAACTCAATGTCAATGTACCGCTATTTTTACAAATATTAGACAGCACCATTGCTAGTTTCCCAAAAGTATCTGGAGGAGATGTTGTCCTTTCCAGAGAGGCGAATAAAGCGTTGAACGAAGCCGAAACCATCGCACAAAAAATGAACGATGAATACGTTTCTATCGAGCATTTACTATTGGCAATTTTTGGTTCGAAAAGCAAAGTAGCGCAAATCTTGAAAGACCAAGGTGTAACCGAAAAAGGGCTAAAAGCTGCCATTGACGAATTGCGAAAAGGAGAACGAGTAACTTCAGCATCGGCAGAAGAAACCTATAATTCTTTGAACAAATATGCCAAAAACTTAAATGAATTAGCCAAATCGGGCAAACTTGATCCCGTTATTGGTCGTGATGACGAAATTAGACGCGTGTTGCAAATCCTTACCCGTAGAACCAAAAACAACCCCATGTTGGTGGGTGAACCAGGTGTGGGTAAAACTGCAATTGCCGAAGGATTGGCACATAGAATTGTAGACGGAGATGTGCCAGATAACCTAAAAGACAAAATTGTTTTCTCCCTCGATATGGGTGCTTTGATTGCTGGAGCAAAATTTAAAGGAGAATTTGAAGAGCGTCTAAAAGCGGTGGTGAAAGAAGTTACTGCAGCCGAAGGAGACATTGTGCTTTTCATTGACGAAATTCATACCCTTGTAGGTGCAGGTGGTGGCGAAGGTGCGATGGATGCCGCCAACATTTTGAAACCCGCTTTGGCCCGTGGCGAACTCCGTGCTATTGGTGCAACAACTTTAGACGAATACCAAAAGTATTTCGAAAAAGACAAAGCCCTAGAACGCCGTTTCCAAAAAATTATCATCGAAGAACCCGATACTGAAAGTGCGATTTCGATTCTGCGCGGAATCAAAGAGAAATACGAAACGCACCATAAAGTACAAATTAAAGATGAGGCTATTATTGCCGCTGTTGAGTTATCGCAACGTTACATCACCAACCGATTTTTGCCAGACAAAGCCATTGATTTAATGGACGAAGCGGCATCCAAAATCAGAATGGAAATCAATTCCAAACCTGAAGAACTGGATATTTTGGATCGAAAAGTAATGCAACTCGAAATCGAAATCGAAGCTATCAAACGCGAAAAAGACGAAAGCAAAATTAAAATATTAGGTCTTGACCTGGCCAACCTCAAAGAAGAGCGCAACCAGATTTATACCAAATGGAAATCGGAAAAAGATGTCGTGGATAATATTCAGGCCATTAAAACCGAAATCGAAGATTATAAATACGAAGCCGAACGTGCCGAACGTGACGGTGACTACGGAAAAGTAGCCGAAATACGTTACGGAAAAATCAAAGAGGCCCAAGAACGTCTTGATATCTTACACAAAGAGTTGGTAGAAAATCAATCTGACGGAAGTTCGTTAATCAAAGAAGAAGTTACTCGCGAAGACATTGCCGAAGTTGTTGCTAAGTGGACCGGAATTCCGGTTATGAAAATGCTACAAGGTGAGCGTGAAAAACTCCTGCATCTTGAGGAAGAATTGCACCGCCGCGTGGTAGGACAAGAAGAAGCTATCGAAGCCGTGAGTGATGCCGTGCGTCGTTCTCGTGCTGGTTTGCAAGACATGAAAAAACCAGTGGGAACCTTTCTATTCTTAGGAACCACCGGAGTTGGAAAAACCGAGTTGGCAAAAGCCTTGGCCGAGTATCTTTTTGATGACGAAAACGCCATGACCCGTATCGACATGAGCGAGTACCAAGAGCGCCACAGCGTGAGCCGTTTGGTGGGTGCACCTCCAGGATACGTGGGTTATGACGAGGGTGGTCAGTTGACAGAAGCCGTGCGCCGTCGCCCCTATTCGGTAATTTTACTTGATGAGATAGAGAAAGCACACCCAGATACTTTTAACATCCTACTTCAAGTATTAGACGAAGGACGTTTAACAGACAACAAAGGACGTTTGGCCGATTTCAAAAACACGATTATCATCATGACCTCCAACATGGGAAGCCAAATCATTCAAGACCGATTTGAAAACCTAAAAGGAACAATTGAAGAAACCACTGAACTGGCAAAAGCAGATGTTTTGGGATTATTAAAACAAACTGTTCGCCCCGAGTTCATCAACCGTATCGACGAAATAGTACTGTTTACGCCGCTTACCGTGGCCAACATCAAACGAATTGTCGAAATTCAGCTGAAATCGGTAACCAAAATGCTGGCCTTGCAAGGCATCGTCATGGACGCCACACCAGAAGCAATCGAGTACCTATCCCAAAAAGGATACGACCCGCAATTTGGTGCCCGCCCAGTTAAAAGAGTTATCCAGCGAGAAGTACTCAACACACTCTCCAAGGAAATATTGGCTAGCAAAATCACAACCGATAGTATCATTTTATTGGATGCCTTCGACGGCGAATTGGTATTCAGAAATCAAACAGAAGTCAGCAATTAA
- the ytxJ gene encoding bacillithiol system redox-active protein YtxJ, producing MSFLKNIFGGDDTPKQENNKMNWTALKDIAQLNEIAASEKPVAIFKHSTRCSISRMALKQFENKFDSEAEVTPYFLDLLEHRDISNEIAAKFGVFHQSPQLIVIKNGKAVYDASHSDIDAVELKSKI from the coding sequence ATGAGTTTTTTAAAAAATATTTTCGGGGGTGATGACACTCCAAAACAAGAAAATAATAAAATGAATTGGACCGCTTTGAAGGATATTGCCCAATTGAACGAAATTGCAGCTAGTGAAAAACCAGTAGCCATCTTTAAACACAGTACGCGTTGCAGCATTAGCCGTATGGCATTGAAGCAATTCGAAAATAAATTTGATTCGGAAGCAGAAGTAACCCCTTATTTCTTAGATTTATTGGAGCACCGTGATATTTCGAACGAAATCGCTGCTAAGTTTGGTGTGTTTCATCAATCGCCACAGTTGATTGTAATTAAAAACGGTAAAGCGGTTTATGATGCTTCGCACAGTGATATTGATGCTGTGGAGTTGAAAAGTAAAATCTAG
- a CDS encoding DUF2157 domain-containing protein has protein sequence MQDIDQKASSSLFEQGFINEEQLNEIKSYRARNIFSLNAELKLFLYFSVTLFTTGIGLLIYDYIDTIGHSVLLGLVLILMFVCYYFSFKKAPKFEKTKTEFESPVMEYIVLTANLLTCIFIGYLQVQYTAFGTHYGLVTIIPTVIGLFSAFYFDNKNVLSLSITGLAAYIGLTVTPQSILQNEIYTTTALSFAALALGAVLLAWNFYCKKANFKTHFSFIYLTFAQHLIGISCLNNLIYQENYLLFIPVLAAVTYYFYHLSYTLKSISLFIFTLIYGFVGFNICFFTIIDKIDLDEFWEFLLVLSPLYTIGMLWLFVQMIKNFNTEIKK, from the coding sequence ATGCAAGACATAGACCAAAAAGCATCATCCTCACTCTTTGAACAAGGGTTCATCAACGAGGAACAGCTCAACGAAATTAAAAGCTATCGCGCAAGGAACATCTTTTCCTTAAATGCCGAATTAAAATTATTTCTTTATTTTTCAGTTACACTGTTCACAACGGGTATTGGCTTATTGATTTATGACTATATTGATACCATAGGCCATTCCGTTTTATTGGGACTCGTTTTAATTTTGATGTTTGTTTGCTATTATTTCAGCTTTAAAAAAGCACCAAAATTTGAAAAAACGAAGACAGAATTTGAAAGTCCGGTTATGGAATACATCGTGCTCACAGCCAATCTACTGACTTGCATTTTTATTGGTTATTTACAGGTTCAATACACTGCATTTGGTACACATTATGGTTTGGTCACTATCATTCCGACGGTAATTGGTCTATTCTCCGCCTTTTATTTCGATAACAAAAATGTTCTTAGTTTGTCAATTACGGGGCTTGCTGCCTATATTGGCTTAACCGTTACCCCACAATCTATACTTCAAAACGAAATCTATACCACTACTGCATTGAGCTTTGCCGCACTAGCTTTGGGAGCAGTACTTTTGGCTTGGAATTTTTACTGTAAAAAGGCCAATTTCAAAACTCACTTTAGTTTTATCTACCTCACTTTTGCACAGCACCTTATTGGAATTTCCTGCTTGAATAATCTCATTTATCAGGAAAATTATTTATTATTTATCCCTGTTCTTGCAGCCGTTACCTATTACTTTTACCATTTAAGTTATACTTTAAAATCTATATCACTTTTTATATTCACCCTTATCTACGGCTTTGTTGGCTTTAATATTTGCTTTTTTACTATTATAGACAAGATAGATTTAGATGAGTTCTGGGAATTCTTACTGGTACTAAGCCCACTATACACCATTGGAATGTTGTGGTTATTTGTTCAAATGATTAAGAATTTTAATACCGAAATAAAGAAATGA